The proteins below are encoded in one region of Podarcis raffonei isolate rPodRaf1 chromosome 8, rPodRaf1.pri, whole genome shotgun sequence:
- the LOC128419221 gene encoding free fatty acid receptor 2-like: protein MATKPLILAIYIVTFLTGLPSNLLAGYAFLRKVRQKATPMDVFLLNLTISDLILLLILPFKMAEASSDVPWPLPAFLCPLTNFCFFSSIYSSTLFLTGVSIERYLCIAYPIKFKSERRPTYVIVASLFFWFLACFHCTIIYTVQYHPESQPMSHNSMCYESFSNGQLKILLPVRLQLCILLFFLPFIITLFCYIRIICILTSLPHIKPQRKKRAVGLAVATLLNFAVCFGPFNISHLVGYIQFWSPEWRVYGFLLSSFNSTLDPVIFYFSSTAIQQTFAHCWQAMHCKLLTVASQWSLPCCRTAGEPDKEAGAGGISTSGELAGAAIPTEASFVQTARVCEIRALSPQQVQVLRAGLRGYTEAILHCPELQEYKEQNGADTNLPDGSDLS, encoded by the coding sequence ATGGCCACAAAGCCTCTTATCCTTGCCATCTACATCGTCACCTTCCTGACTGGCCTCCCTTCCAACCTGCTGGCTGGCTACGCCTTCCTGAGGAAAGTGCGCCAGAAGGCAACCCCCATGGATGTCTTCTTGCTCAACTTGACCATCTCTGATCTTATCCTTCTGCTGATTTTGCCTTTCAAGATGGCAGAGGCCTCTTCAGATGTCCCCTGGCCTCTCCCTGCCTTCCTTTGCCCCCTCACCAACTTCTGTTTCTTCAGCAGCATTTACAGCAGCACTCTCTTCCTTACAGGGGTCAGCATAGAGCGCTACCTGTGCATCGCCTACCCCATCAAGTTCAAGTCGGAACGTAGACCGACCTATGTAATAGTGGCCAGTCTCTTCTTCTGGTTTCTGGCTTGTTTCCACTGCACCATCATCTACACTGTTCAATACCACCCCGAGTCCCAACCCATGTCTCACAACTCTATGTGTTATGAGTCATTCTCCAATGGCCAGCTTAAAATCCTCCTCCCTGTCCGACTGCAACTCTgcattctcctcttcttcctccctttcaTCATCACCCTTTTCTGCTACATTAGGATCATTTGCATCCTGACCTCCTTGCCCCACATCAAACCCCAGAGGAAGAAACGGGCCGTGGGCCTGGCAGTGGCCACTCTGCTCAATTTTGCTGTTTGCTTTGGGCCCTTTAACATCTCTCACCTTGTGGGCTACATTCAGTTCTGGAGCCCTGAATGGAGGGTGTATGGCTTCCTCCTCAGCTCTTTCAACAGCACTTTGGACCCTGTCATCTTCTACTTCTCCTCCACTGCCATCCAACAAACCTTTGCTCACTGCTGGCAGGCAATGCACTGCAAGCTGCTGACTGTTGCATCCCAGTGGTCTTTGCCTTGCTGCAGGACTGCTGGAGAACCCGACAAAGAAGCAGGAGCAGGTGGTATATCGACATCTGGTGAACTGGCAGGGGCTGCCATCCCTACGGAAGCCTCCTTTGTCCAAACTGCAAGGGTCTGTGAGATCAGAGCCTTGAGCCCCCAGCAAGTACAAGTGCTTCGCGCAGGACTACGAGGCTACACAGAAGCCATCCTACATTGCCCAGAGCTGCAAGAGTATAAAGAACAGAACGGCGCAGATACAAATCTTCCAGATGGATCAGATCTTTCCTAA